The following is a genomic window from Streptomyces lincolnensis.
GGTATGCATGCATCCAGTCCTCGAAGAACACGCTGCACGCCCAGCCGTCCGAGATCACGTGGTAGAAGCTGACAGCGGCCAGGTACTCGTGTGCCGACGTACGCACCAGGTGCACCCGCCACAGCGGGCCGCGGGCCAGGTCGAAGACGGCGAACCTCTCGCGGTGTACGAGGGCGTCCAGCTGCCGCGACCGCTCCGCCGGGGGCAGCCCGGACAGGTCCACATGGTGCAGTGGCACCTGCCCCTCGGGCCGGACGTGCAGCACCGGCTCGTCGTCGGCCGAGGCGAACACGGTCCTGAGCGCGTGGTGCCGGTGGATGAGGTCCCCGAGCGCCCCTTCCAGAGCGGCCGGTTCCAGCTCACCGCTCAGCAGCCGGAAGTCCACCACGGGCAGCCGCGCCGCGCCCGGGTCACTGGGGGCCAGCGCCCTCATCAGCTCCCACAGCGTCTCCTGGCCGGCGGCCAGGGGCACGTGTTCTTCGCGGGCCTGCGGCGGGCGGTGTGTGTGGCCGACGAGACGCATCACTGCTCCCCGGTACGGAGGTGGGCGGTGTCGTCCGGCCAGGAGAAGCCGGCGAAGAGCAGCCCGGGCCGGCGTTCCCGTACGGCCCCGTCGACCGCGCCCAGGTCGAAGATCCACTCCAGCATCGCGCAGCCGGCGGACTCCGCCAGCGCCCGTACCGACCTGTCGTCGCCGAGCAGCGGCCGGGCCTGCGCCGCCAGCAACACCCCGAAGGCGGCCGGCACGGCCAGCAGACTGCGTCCGCGCGTGCGACGGCTCGTGGCCAGGGCCGCCACGGTGGTCAGGGCGAGCGTACTGACCGGGTTCACGCGCCGGCGCCGGCGCTCCGGCCGGACGACGCACAGCCACTGCTCGGAGCGCCCGTAGTTCGTCAGCCGCCGGAACACCGCGCCGAAGGTGTCGCTGCTGGCGCTGTCGTGCGTGACGACGGCCGTCGGCTCGCACGCGGTGTAATGGCCGGCATCGATCAGCCTCAGCCCGAACTCGACGTCCTCGCCTCCGGTCGGATGCGGGGAGTTCTCCGGGAACCCCCCCACGGCCTGGAACACCTCACGCCGCACGGCGAGATTGCAGGTGGCCGCACTGGTCATGCGGGTATAGCGCCGGGGGTCCTCGTGGTGACCGTTGAGCAGCCACGACCGGCGCATCAGGCGGTACACGACCGTGTCGCCCTCGGCGAGCACGGCGGGTCCCGCGATCGCGGCCACCTCGGGGGGAGCGGTACGCAACGCCTTCACGTGCCGGTCGAGCAGCTCCGGGTCCGCCCGGCAGTCGGAGTCGATGAAGCAGACCAGGTCGTACCGGGCGAGGCGCGCGCCCAGGTTGCGCTTGGCACCGACGTGGGAGGGTCCCTCGACGTACCTGGCGTCGTAACGACGGCAGTTCGCGCGGTGCTCGGCCGCCTCGGTCTCCGGTGAGTCGTCCACCACGACCACCTCGGCGGGCTCGGCGCAGTACGGGACGGCGGCGGCGAGGCTCTCCAGCAGTCTGCGCATCAGTTCCACCCGTCCCTTCACGGGCACGACCACGGTGATGCCCTGTCGGATCTCCTCGTCGGGCTGCGGGTCACTCATGTCCGACCTCCAGGGGGGCCGCGCCGACCCGGGGGCGGGCGGTCCGGGAACGGATGCGGTCCGCGACCTTTTCGACGGCTGCCGCGATGTCGTCCATATCCCGTTCGCCACCCAGGAAGGCGCTGTGGTGCAGCAGGATCGAGTGGGAGGACAGGTACTCCGCGCCGGGATAGGTTCGTCCGCGGTGGACCGCGACGAAGCGGTCGGCGAGCGGGGTGACGGTCGGCTTCGTCCACGGGCGCAGCAGGGGGCTGCGCGACAACGGAACGCGCGGGGTGTAGACATGGACGCCGAGTTCGGCGGACAGCGCGTCGGCCACCCAGGCGTTGCCCATGTCCCCCGGCAGAGGGTCGAAGACGATCGGTATCTCGTACAACGACAACCGGTCCTGCTCGGGCCGATGGCGCAGCAGCCGTACCCCGGACACTCCGGACAGCGCGGCGGCCAGCCGCTGGTAGTTGTTGTTGCGCACCGCGTGCTGCCGGTCGAGCAACCGCAGTTGGGAGCAGAGCAGGGCCGAGGCGAACTCTCCCAGACAGTAGTTGGAGCCCATGGTGGAGGCGGTGTCCACCAATTCGAGGGCGCCCTCCCGGGGCGTCGGCCGGTAGCGCCGAGAGTCCGCGCGCAGTTCCTCCAGGACCGGGGCGAGTGCGTCGTCGTTGGTGACGACGGCCCCGCCCTCGCCACAGGTGAGGACCTTGCCCTGCTGCATGCTGAAGCAGCCGAGCCTGCCCAGCGATCCCGCGGCGCGGCCCTGCCACCGTGCTCCGTGCGCCTGGGCAGCGTCCTCGATCACCGACATGCCCAGCGGGTCGGTGACCGAGGACAGAGCCGGCACATCGGCCATGCCGCAGGCCCAGTGCACGACCAGCAGCGCCCGCGCGTCCACGGTGGGGTCCACCGCGTCGGGACCCACGCACCCGGTCCAGGGATCGACATCGACCAGTACCGGCACAAGGCCGGCCCTCAGCACCGCGGTTGCCGAAGCGGTCCAGGTCAGCGCCGGTACGAGCACACGCTCACCGTGCTCCAGGCCGAGGGACTCCAGTGCGATCACCAGGGCGCTGGAGCCGTGGTCGGTCGGGACGCAGTACCGCGTGCCGGTGTACTCGGCGAACATCGCCGCGAAGCGGCGCTCGGCGAGTTCACCACGGTAGGGGCTGCTGATCGCCCACCTTCCGCTGTCCAGCACGGACAGCAACGCCTGCGGCGCGTCGTCCGCCCGCTGCGGCCACTCGGGCCACGGCGTGCGCCCGTCACGGACCGGTGGACCACCGTCGATGGCGAGACGAGGTGCAGAGAGCTGGGGTAGAGCCATGACGCCTCCCGTCAGTGGTTTCCCGCCCGGGGACGTCGGCGCGCACACCGTTTCTGGAACCGGTGAAACGGCCGGGCCGGGCGGCACATGCCGAGCTTTTCCTGCGGTGATACAGAGCCCGTACGCCGCCGCTACAAGCCGCCCGTGTCGTACGGGGGCCCAGTGCGCCGGACGGTCGAGAACGTACGGGCGATGCGTCAGGCCACGACCTGCGGTCGCGGCGCCGGTTCAGCCGGTCGCCTGCAGGCGGTCCGACAACTGCTCCTCCACCACTCGCGCTGCGGCCTGTACCAGCACGTCCAGCGCGGGGTTGCGCGGGTTGTTCCGCCGCCAGGCCACCTGGGTGCACGTCTCGAACGGCGGGGTCCAGGCGACCCGGCGCAGATCTCCGGAGAGGAGGTCCTTCTCCACGGCGACCTCCGGCACCAGGGCGACGCCGATGCCGTTGGCGACGCTCCGCTTCACCGCGTCGAACGAGTCCAGCGCGAACAGCCGCAGTTCGGCGGGCCGTGACACCCCGATGGCCTGCTCGAAGCGGCGGTGGTAGGCGGCGTACTGATCGGAGCGGACCAGTGTGGCACCGCGCAGGTCCTCTGCGCAGACGTGGTCGGACGCGGTGAGCGGGTGGTCCGGCCCCGCCACGAGAACCAGCGGTTCGGGGCAGAGGAGGCGGGTCTCCAGGTCCTTGTGGCGGCGCACGCAGTCCACGAAGAAGGCGCAGTCGAAGCGGCCGTCCCGGACGTGGGACAGAGCGTCCCCGTCGGTCGGGGAGCACATGGAGATCTCCACGTCCGGGTAGCGCAGGTACACGTACTCGATCAGGGGCAGCAGCCGGTGGCCGGTCAGACTGCCGAGGGTGCCGACCCGGACTGTGCCGCAGGGCCGGTCCCGTGAGGCGACGACGCGCAGCGCGCGCGTGGTCAGTGCCACGATGTCCCGGGCGTACGGGACGAGTTCGTCGCCGGCCGGGGTCGGCGTGACGCCGTGGGGAAGTCTCCTGAGCAGTTCGGTCCCCAGGCTCTGCTCCAGACCTCGCACTCTGTTGGTCACCGCGGGTTGTGAAACCCCGAGCCGGGCGGCCGCCCTGGTGAAGCTCCCCACGTCGACGACGGCGAGGAACGCCTCGAGCTGCGGCGTGTCCATATCCGTACCTCCCCCGGGCCCCTGATCACGAGGCGCTGTGTGTCACGCGGGTGACCCGGTCCCTGTCCCGCGCCAGGAAACACCTCATCAAGCGGCGATATACGCCCGGTACGGAGGACATACACCCGCCGCGACGCGGGAGGCGGATCAGGCGCTTCGGCTGGCCAGGGAGCTCAGGTGGGTGCTCAGGGATCGTACGGTGCACGGCTGGGTGTCGAGCACGTCCGGCCGCAGCTCGACCCGCAACGCCTCCTCGACGCCCAGGAGGAGCGCCACGGCCTTGAGGGAGTCCAGGCCGTAGTCTCTCAGGTCCGTGTCCGGCTGGATGTCGGCTGCCCGGGTGCCGTTGTCGAGGACCTGTGAGAGGACGGTCTTCACGACAAGCTGGACTTCTTCCATCGTGCACTCCTTTCCTCCGGGATGTGCTCCGTCACGGTGTGCAGCGCCGACATCAGGGTCCCGCGCCGGACGGGGACGAGCGGGTATCCGCTCCCCCCGGTCACCAACGGGTTGCCCAGCGATTGCAGGAGCACCATGGCCACCTCGTCGTCGGCGCAGCGGAGATACCCCCGTTTGTTGTCCGTGGACAGCAGCGCTTCCAGCGCCATCGGGTCGATCGCGCCGATCCGCGCCCGGGCCGGCGGCAGCTCCAGCCGGTCGATGATCCGGTAGTGACTGCGCAGGTCCTCGCCGGTCAGGAAGCCGAGTCGGTGACTGACCTCGGCGGCGACGAGCATGCCCCAGGCCACGGCCTCGCCGTGCTTCATGGCGCCGCGCGAGGCGAGTTCCAGGGCGTGGCCCATGGTGTGCCCGTACTCGAAGACGAGTGCCTCCTTGCGCTCGCGCGGGTCGCGGCCGAGGAAGGGCACCTTCGCCGTCACCCCGATGTCGAAGAGGTGGGGCAGCGCCTCCGTGGTGCGCCCCTCGGACACGGCGGCCAGGGCGTGCATCAGCGTGTCCCACTGCTCCGGTATCACCGCGAGCACGTTCTTCACCATCTCCGACAGCCCGGTGCGCAGTTGCTCGGGGGGAACCGTCTCCAGCCAGCGCAGGTCGCAGGCGATGAGCGAGGGGGCGTAGTACGTCCCGCTCAGGTTCTTCCCGCCGCGCAGGTTGACGGCCTGCTTCACCGACACCACCGAGTCGAACGCGGCCACGGGTGTGGTCGGCAGGTGGATCAGCCGGGTGCCGCGAAAGAGCAGTGCAGCGGTCAGTCCGGCCACGTTGCCGACCATTCCACCGCCCATGCCCACCACGACGGAACCGCGTGTGACGCCCCGGCTGACGGCGAACTCCGCGATGTCTCCGACCAGGGACAGGGTCTTGTTCGACTCGGTCGCCACGACTTGCACCGTCTCGGTCCTGAGATGCTCCGAGAGGCGGCTGATGACGGGGGCCGCGTGGGAGGCGACCGCGCCGTCCATGACGAACAGGACGGAGTCGGCAGCGCCGGCACTGGCTGCCACCAGCTCGGCCACGGTGTCCGCACAGTCGATGCCGCACATGTATGGGACGTCGTGCCCGTCCAACGGTATCTGCTGTTTCAACAAGGTCTTCTACCCCTTCGATGTCGGCCGTGCGGTGCGGCACCAAGCCGCCAGTTCCTTGCGGTCGGTCTTTCCGTTCTGGGTGCAGGGCAGCTCGCTGACCACCTCGACGCGCTGGGGGATCATGTAGTCCGGCAGGGCGTCGCGGCAGTGGGAGAGCAGTACGGCGTCGTCCACGCACCCGTCCGCGCGGTCCGGTACGACGACGGCGGCCAGCAGCGGGACGCCGTCCGGATCGTCCACGACGAGGGCGACGGCGTTCGCCACCCCGGGACACGACAGCAGCCGGTGCTCGATCTCCCGGAGTTCCACGCGGTTGCCGTGGATCTGTACCTGGGAATCGACGCGTCCGCAGAAGTAGAAGTCGCCCCGGTCGTCCCGGTAGGCGAGGTCACCGGTGCGCAGGACCTTCTGTCCCGTCCAGGGCGCGACCGGATCGGGCACCAAGGCCCTGCGTGTGGCCGGCTCGTCGTCCCAGTAGCCCAGGAACAACGCCGGGCTGCGGAGATGGAGTTCGCCCGGCATGCCCGCACCCTCCACGGGGCTGCCGTCCTCACCCACCAGCATCAGCTCGGCTCCCGCGTGGGCGGTGCCGATCGGCAGCCTGCTCTGGCCGTCGGGAAGAGGGCTGGGGACCTCGGCGAAGGAGCACGCCATCGACTCGGTGCTGCCATAGCAGTTGGTCAGGCGCGCCTTGGGGAGCAGTTCCTGCAACCGCCGTACCTCGTGCGCAGGGAACTCCTCCCCGCAGAACAGCACTCCGCGGATCTGCCGCAGCTCGGCCAGCATGGCGGGTTCCCTCAGCAGAGGCTGGCGCCAGACGGACGGCACGCCGTTGACCTGGGTGGCGGCCGTCTCGGCCAGGACGCGCAGGAACCGCCGCGGCCAGGGCAGCAACGCGCGCGGCACCGGCACGACGGCCGCGCCGCTGCCGAGCGCCAGGCCGATGTCCAGCAGGGAGAAGTCGAACTGCAGGGGAGAGGTCGTGGCCACCCGGTCGGTGGCCTCCACCAGGTCGCATCCGAGCATGCCCCGATAGAAGGCGACGACGCCCCGATGGCTCATCACGACGCCCTTGGGGTGGCCGGTCGTGCCGGACGTGAAGATGACATAGGCAGGATCGGTCTCGACCCCGAGCCGCCATCCGCCGCCGCCCCGGCCCGTCGCGGGCCGGGGCTCGAACCGTATGCCGTCCGGTCCGAACACACCTGAGGCGACCTGAGGCGACCTGTGACCGGGCGGCGGGTCTTCGGCTCGCAGGTGCAGGGCCGGCCGGACGGTTCCGGTGATCCACTCCAGCCGGTGCGCGGGGGTGCGTGGGCCGACGGGTACGAAGGCCGCGCCGAGCGACGAGCAGGCGATGAGCATCGCGATCGCCGGGTACGAGGTGTCGGACTGCAGGATCACCCGGTCGCCCACCCGCAGCCCCGCACCCGCCAGGGCATCCGCGTACTCCTCGGCCAGGCGCGCCAGCTGGCGGTAGCTCGTCGTGCGGATGTCGCCCGGGCCCGCGTACTCGACGACGGCGGGCCGGTCGGGGCCGGTGCGCACGGCCGCCAGCAGGAACTCGTGCAGCCGCTCACCCGCGGGGTGCGGCACTTGCTGGGAACTGACGTCTGCCACGGTCTGTCTCCGTCGTCATGGGCCGTCACGGGTGGGACACCGCACGGCGTGTCGTCGCCTCGATCAGGTTGTCGAAGGCACGCGCCACCACGTCGGGGCGTGCCCGGCCGCGGGCCGCCGACAGCGCGGCGAAGCGGAGGGCCCGGGGCAGTTCGGCCCAGCCGCGGTCCGTAGCGGGGTCCTCGGGCACGAGCTCCGCGGCGGACAGCACGGCCGCGCGGTGGCGCAGATGCCGGGAGGCGGCCCAAAGGTCGTCCGCGTGCACGGTCAGCGCCCGTACGTCCTCGGGCAGCCGCTCGGACAGGTAGCCCAGCACCTCCGCCGGATCCGTCAGCCAAGTGCCCGGCCCGGGCGACTCGGTGAGCCGGGTGCCCGGACCTGGAGGCCGCGCGGTCCGCTCCTGCCGCACCAACCACCGGTAGTGCGCCGGCGACGGCAGTGACACCGGGACACCGAAGGCGTGCACGTCACGCAGCACCACCTCCGGCGGCGCGTCGCGGACGGGGGTCAGCACGTCACGCAGCTCGGCGTCGGTGAGCCGGGCCGTGCGCGGCCGGTGCTCTCCCTCGGGGAGAAGGGCGGAGAAATGATCGGCCAGCCGCCACCGGCCGTCCGCACGGCCTTCCAGCAGGCACCAGTGGGGCACGGCCGTCCTGCCGAACTGCGGCGACCAGGGCATCATGCGGGTGTTCCCGACGGCCAGCACCGAGCCGTGCGCGGCGATCTCCTCGGCCAGCCGGGAACGGGCGTCGCGCCAGTCGGCGCTGCTGCGATAGGCCAGTTCCCAGCCGCCGCCGTCCGCGTCGCCGCCGCCCGCGTCGTCTCCGTCGAACCGCCTGTGGTGCGAGAAGGCGAGAAGCCCGTCGGGGAGATCCGTGCGCACCGCGAGGCGGACCGCGTCGGCGAGACGCCGGGCGGCGCCGGGGGTACCGCGGTCGAGATAGGCCACCAGGTTCGTGGTGTAGCAGCTCAGTTCGGGAACGGCGCCGCTCGCGACTGCGGCCATGGTCGCTCCTTCCGCTCAGTCGGCGAGTTCCGCCAGTACGGTGTCGGCGGCGTCCCCGACCACCGACAGCATCAGCTCCCTGGTGCCGCCGCCTATGCCGAACAGCGCGGCCTGCGCCCGCAGGTGCTGGATCCCCCCGGCGGCGAACCCCTCCGCGCCCTGGAGCTGGGCGCACTCGGCGAGCACGCGTTCCACGGTGGCGGCGGCGCTGCTCTTGAGGAGCGCCGCCGCCGTGGTGTCGTGGTGGACGGCGACGCGGTCGCCGAGCTCGGCGGTGAGCGCCCGCAGCTGCCGCACCAGGACCAGTGCGTCGGCGAAGCGCTGCCGCACGCCCTCCAGGTGCCACAGGGAGCCGTCGCCGTAGGGGCGGGCCGCCAGGCGCCTCTTGGTGTCCGCGAGGACGCGCCGGCACAGCGCCACCCCCCACAGCGCGCCGGCCAGTCGTTCGACCGCGATGTGTTCCGCGAACGAGGCGAGAGCCATCCCGGGACGGCCCACGACCTGGCTGCGGGGGAGTCGCACCCGGTCCAGCCGGATGTGACCGGTGCCCGAGCCGTCGAACAGCTCCGTGTCCGCGGCTTCCACGGTCACTCCGGCCGCGGCCACCGGCACCAGCACCCACGTGAAGCTGGTGAAGTGGCGGCCCGGCCGGTGCCGGGCGAGCACCAGGGCGGCGTCGCACTGGGTGGCGTTGGTGATCCAGCGTTTGGTCCCGGTGACCTCGATCTCCTCCGCGTCCAGCCGCAGTGTGGTGGACAGCGCCGCAAGGTCGGACCCCGTCGCCTCGTCCGTCGCGCCGAAAGCCACGACGGCCTCACCGGCGACTGCCCCGGCGGCCATGTCGCGGGCCGGTCCGGGCGCCGCCGCGGCGGCCAGCAGCGGCAGGGACGAGGCGATCTGGACGCAGACGGCCAGGGTCGAGCCGATGCCCACGTGGGCGTCCACCGCGGCCAGCAGGGCACCGAGTCGTGCGCGGTCGACGCCGGCCGCCGGGGACTGGGCGCGGTAGGTCTCGCCCAGCACTCCGGCCGAGCCGAGGCCGGCCCAGACCTGCCGGCCCGTGGCGTGCCGCCCCATCGAGCCGAGCACGTCCGCGCACCGCGCGGAGAACTCCCCTGCCGGGGCGGCGGCCGACGTGCTCCGTGCCCCGGTGGCCTCCCGGGCCGGCGCGGTCACGTGCCGCTGCCGGCGGTCTCGGCGGTTCCGGCCGCCCCGGCGGCCGTCCGTGCCGCGTTCAACGCCTGCCACAGACTGCCCGCGGTGGCGAAGGTGGCGTCGTTGAGGTCCTCGTCCGGCAGGGAGGCCCCGAAGGTGTCCTCGAGGGCGAAGAGCAGGTCGATCGAGCGCATCGAGTCCAGGCCGAGCTCCCGCAGCGACGAACTCGCGGTCAGCGTCCGGCCGTTCAGGAAAGGCAGGTGGCTCGACACCACCTCGACGAACTCCCGGTCCATCATGGGGCTCCTTCCACGGGCGACTTACGGATGGGCGACGGCGGAGGGTGTCAGGCGGAACACGTCTTGGTCGGCGGCGAGAGCGTCGGCCAGGCGGGCGAGGAGGCCGTGGAGGTCCACGGGTCCGCGTCGCAGGCGTCGCAGGCTGATGAAGGCGTGCGCCGCGAGGTCGTCCCAGCGCCTGAGGTGTTCCCGTACCCGGGAGTTGTCCTCCGTCTGCTCGCGCTGGGCACGGAACGCGGCGTGCAGTCGGCGGGAGCGCGTCAGCAGCCAGGTCTCGACCGTCAGTTGTTCGACCGCCCGGTGCTGGTCGGGACAGTGTTCGAAGGCGGCCAGGTATGTCGTCGGATCGCCGAGCTCCAGCGTGGGTCCTAGGGCCGACGGGCCGTCCGCAGCGGGACGGATCACTCTCGCGTAGCGGACGGCGGGCAGTTCCTCCCACCTCGTCCGGAACTGGCCCGGAACGGCGGTGCCCCACCGTGTCTCGTTGCGGTAGGCGTCCGTGACCACGGCCTCCCGGTCACCTCGCTCCACCAGGAAGCTGTGGAGCATGTGCTGCTTGCCCGCGTACGGCAGCCAGGGCATGTCGTAGGCGTCCCCGACGGCGTACACGGAGCCGTTGTCCGCGAGCGCGGCGATGTCCGGACCCGCGAGGTCGTCCGCCGTCCTGGTCACGACCAGCCCGAGCCGGGCACAGGCGTCCTCGATCTGCTCGCCCGGGAGCGGTTCGACCGAGGGAAGTTCGTCGGGACGTGCGCGCGGCCGGAACCGCAGTGCGGCCCCCAGCGCCAGATGCGTACGGGGACCGTGCCACCGGTCGGCCGGCACGGCGAGGTTGACCTGGATGCAGTCGAGCAGTTCGGTTCGCACGGACTCCGGAATTGCCGTCCTCATAGGACCCTCCACCCTTTAGGTCACGGGAATGCTTCAAAGGCGCGGAAGCGGCGTTCCTCACCCTATGACCGGACGGGCGGCGAGGGTCAAGGGAGATGTCGAGGGACCCCATAAGACCCATCTATAGGGCGATACCGGCCGGTTTCCCGAGGTGCCGAGTTCGGGGATACCGTGGCGGCTGCTCCTTGTCCCGTTGCGGCTCCACTTTCCAGACATCGGAGGATGGTCGCATGACTCTTCTGCTCGACAGCCCGGCAGAGGCGAGCCGTTTCCGTGCCTGGGGGCCACGGCATCTGGACAGAATCGCCGAACGATTCGGAATGGACCCGCAGTTGCGGGAATCCATTCGTCTCGCCGCCCGAGTGCTGCCGTTCCGGGTCAACGACTACGTCCTCACGCGTCTCATCGAGTGGGACCGGGCCCCGGACGATCCGATGTTCCAACTCGTCTTCCCGCAGAGCGACATGCTGCGCGACAACGAACGTCACAGGCTTGCGCGACTGATCGCGGCCAACGCCTCCGAATCCGTCATACGCGACGCCGTGGCCGGAATCAGGGCCGGTCTGAACCCGCACCCCTCGGGGCAGCAGGAGTTTAATGTGCCGAGCCTCGACGGCCGGCGGCTTCCCGGTTTGCAGCACAAATACCGGGAGACGGTTCTCTATTTTCCCGGCCAGGGTCAGACCTGCCATTCCTACTGCACCTACTGCTTTCGCTGGGCCCAGTTCATCGGAGACCAGGATCTACGGTTCGCCACTCCCGGCCCGGATGACCTGGTCGCCTATCTGCGTCGGCATCCGGAGGTGAGCGACGTCCTGGTCACCGGAGGAGACCCGCTCGTGATGTCGGCTGACCGGCTGCGACAACACGTGGAGCCCCTGCTCGGTGTCCCAAGCGTCCGGACCATCCGAATCGGCACCAAAGCGGTGGCCTACTGGCCGCAGCGGTTCGTCACGGACCGGGACGCCGACACCACCCTCCGGCTGTTCGAGGAGGTGACCTCGACGGGCCGTCAGTTGGCCGTGATGGCCCACTTCAGCCACCCCCGGGAGATCGGCACCGACCTCGCCCGCACGGCCGTCGCGCGCATCCGCTCCACCGGGGCCTCCTTGTACTGCCAGGCCCCGTTGATCGCCCATGTCAACGACGACGCCGCGGTGTGGGCCGAGTTGTGGCGGGCCGAATCGGCGATGGGAGCCGTTCCGTACTACCTGTTCGTCGAACGCGACACCGGCCCGCACGGCTATTTCCGCGTGCCGCTGTCCCGCGCGGTGGACCTCTTCCACGATGCCTACCGTCGACTCCCCGGACTGGCCCGTACAGTCCGCGGCCCCGTCATGTCCGCCACCCCGGGAAAGGTGGTCGTCGACGGTGTCCAGGACGAACCGACGGGACGCTACTTCCAGCTGCGTCTCCTGCAGGCGCGTGACCCGGCACTCGTCGGCAGGCCGTTCCGGGCCCGGTACTCGCCTTCCGCCTACTGGCTCACGGACCTCGTCCTCGATCCGGCGACCCCGGGCGACCTCGTGCGGGCGCTGCGCGTGGGAGGGGCGGACGTCCCAGGCGCCGAGCGGGGCGTGATGACCGCCCACGCGCAAGGGGAACAGCGGTGAGCCGGGGCAGGGCCGTGTCGCCGAACCTGGCCCTCAACGAACTCGTAGCCCGGTCCGGCCGAGGCGACCGGCCCCTGGTCCACCTGGGGTTCGGCGAGGCGCGGCTGCCCGTGCTCGCCTCCCTCCGGGCGCGGTTGGC
Proteins encoded in this region:
- a CDS encoding KamA family radical SAM protein; its protein translation is MTLLLDSPAEASRFRAWGPRHLDRIAERFGMDPQLRESIRLAARVLPFRVNDYVLTRLIEWDRAPDDPMFQLVFPQSDMLRDNERHRLARLIAANASESVIRDAVAGIRAGLNPHPSGQQEFNVPSLDGRRLPGLQHKYRETVLYFPGQGQTCHSYCTYCFRWAQFIGDQDLRFATPGPDDLVAYLRRHPEVSDVLVTGGDPLVMSADRLRQHVEPLLGVPSVRTIRIGTKAVAYWPQRFVTDRDADTTLRLFEEVTSTGRQLAVMAHFSHPREIGTDLARTAVARIRSTGASLYCQAPLIAHVNDDAAVWAELWRAESAMGAVPYYLFVERDTGPHGYFRVPLSRAVDLFHDAYRRLPGLARTVRGPVMSATPGKVVVDGVQDEPTGRYFQLRLLQARDPALVGRPFRARYSPSAYWLTDLVLDPATPGDLVRALRVGGADVPGAERGVMTAHAQGEQR